DNA from Ruficoccus amylovorans:
TCAATCCCTCATCGAGAAAGACCGGTTTACGCGCTCCCACCTTTTGCCAGTTAAAGGGGTGCTTAACGATGTCCCGCGCCGTAGGCTGTTCAATATAATCAAGTGCCGCGTATGCGTGCTCATCCGTGGCCTTCAGCCGCTCCAGGTAATCCAGCACCGCGTCCGCATCGGGATTACCTTCGTTACTGTCGATCGAGAGAACGGGAGAAGCAACACCCTGCCGCCGTGCGGCCTGATAGATCTGGGAGGTACGCAGCGCATCGGCTTCATTGTCTGTGCCCAATATCTTCACTTTGAAGCAACCGATACCATGACGGCCAACAGCCTGCCGCATCACGGCATCCAAATCGTCTTTTGCACTGACGATCCACCAGGCATCCAGCTCCGCTAACGGCTGGCGGAGTATCTGTCGGACGGCCTGGCAGACTCCCTCCGTAAACCAGTGGTCGGCGCTCGGAACCGCGCAAGGTTCGCAGTAAAAATCAAACGCACTCCTGCGCATCGCCTGCCCACTCGCATCGTGGATAGCGGCATCAAAGGGGCTGGCACAAACGGCTTTGGCCAGTAGCGGCATTTCTTCAAAAAAATCGAGGGCCGATATCCTCTCGTGCAATCTGAGGCCCAACTCCAGCGGATGCTCAGGCTCCCCTCCGCACGCATCAAACAAGCCGGCAGCGAGATGCTCGCAGAGCTCCCGCATCCGGCGCTCCTTTTGTCCACGGGCTTCAGTTCCGCCCGGCCACGCCCACAGGTCACTCAGGTAAATTGAGCCTCGTCCCTCCGCCTCTTCGGAACCAACGCACACACGTACGCGCACGCGGGCTTCAGTCGTTTGGGTGATTGTCCCGGAACTTATTTGTAGCGGCCGCAAGAACGGTTGCTCGATAAATTCGACGGACGCTTCAAGAATGCGAATCTTCATTTTTTTCAGAAGCTATTTGCTGTGCCTGCAACACCAGGCGTGTGGTCTTCAAAATATCCTCGGTGCTCAACGCGCCTTCACAGGTCTGGTCCTTGGCCGAGATTTCATCGAGAAAGTTCTGCAAGTAGTTACGCCCGGAGGCCGGGATCTCCGTCAGCGCGACGCGCTGTATCTCCTCGTCGGAATCAGTCGCCAAGCTGAGAGTCTTTGCTCCGTAGCTGGCCTCGGCCATACCCGACGTCCCATGCACCGTCAGCCTCCAGTATTGAGCGAGTGAGTATCCGCACCGATCTGGAGCCAGATAGGACAGGTCAGCGAAACAGGAAACTCCGTTCTCCAGCGTTCCGTACATCTGCGCACAATCGCAAAAGTGCGGAGCCTCTTTGGCCTTCGCGTTCCATTCACGCACGCTGATCATCCGCTCCCACGCCGATCCCGTCAGCCAGGGCAGCAGGTCAAACACATGCACACCGATATCGTTGACCGTTCCCCCGTGTTGATCACCGGCGAAGTACCAGCCCGCGCGCTGCCCATAAAGCAGGGGATGCTGCGCCAGGATCGTCACGGTCTGCACCGATCCGATCTTGCCGTCCCGGATGATTTCCCGCAGACCGCGAATGGCCGGAGCCTCCGTCAAGTCGAGCATGCAGCCCACGGAGAGCCCACCCGCCCGTGCCAGGCTGCTAATTTCCCCCAACTCTTCCAGCGAGGTACATAGCGGCTTGTCAGCAATCACATGACAGCCCGCCTTCAGAGCCCGGATCGCAAGTGCTCCCCGTCGGGCATAAGTATCGCCGATAGCCACCACATTGCAGCCGCTCTCTGATAGCAGAGTATCGAAATCCGAATACTCGAATGGAAGTCCGCACACTCGCTCAGCTGCCGCCCGGGCAGTGTCATCGGCTTCCCAGGCAGCCACAATCTGGCAGGCCGGATGGGCGCTGACGCGCTCAATGAGGCTAAAGATATGCGAGTGCCTCAATCCGGCAAAAGCGAATCGGTATTCGGTCGCCCTACCTTGAGAGCGTCCGCCTTGCATATCAACGTTCATGATAATTCCTCCACATTTTCCGCCTTGCCGGATCGGGCCGAGCGGTAGGCAGCTTCCACGACGGCAACGGCGGCCCCGGCTTCGTCTCCTTCGATGATAGAGTCTCTAGATGAGCCTCTCACCGCCTCACAGAAATCCGCAATTTGCT
Protein-coding regions in this window:
- a CDS encoding Gfo/Idh/MocA family protein — encoded protein: MNVDMQGGRSQGRATEYRFAFAGLRHSHIFSLIERVSAHPACQIVAAWEADDTARAAAERVCGLPFEYSDFDTLLSESGCNVVAIGDTYARRGALAIRALKAGCHVIADKPLCTSLEELGEISSLARAGGLSVGCMLDLTEAPAIRGLREIIRDGKIGSVQTVTILAQHPLLYGQRAGWYFAGDQHGGTVNDIGVHVFDLLPWLTGSAWERMISVREWNAKAKEAPHFCDCAQMYGTLENGVSCFADLSYLAPDRCGYSLAQYWRLTVHGTSGMAEASYGAKTLSLATDSDEEIQRVALTEIPASGRNYLQNFLDEISAKDQTCEGALSTEDILKTTRLVLQAQQIASEKNEDSHS